In a genomic window of Pseudoglutamicibacter albus:
- a CDS encoding ABC transporter ATP-binding protein has product MPHVTSCEDDIAPNTTAEGPLLDVKDLSVSFKTRHGEVNAVQGANLTLKPGRTLAIVGESGSGKSTLAMAVIGLLPENGSITSGSILFEGVDLATYSDHDFQRLRGNHIGLVPQDPMSNLNPVARVGAQIAETLLINRAATKSTVDARVLELMREAGVPDPEDKARQYPHELSGGLRQRVLIAIGLACRPRLLIADEPTSALDVTVQRVILDELDTLTAQQGTSVLLITHDLGLAAERAEDIVVMHRGRVVEAGPARQLLESPQHPYTSELVTAAPSVAAARLVPGAYAGMLGVAGAYDAVAGSSARSGSGGADSASGLDAAAAADTAAVADAGGPLVRVEGLSKSYPRRGGRGEDFFAAKDVSFEIPRGSTVALVGESGSGKTTTARMLLGLTEPSSGRIEFDGRDMLRMGKADWRGVRRRMQPIFQDPYSSLNPMYTIGRIIREPLDAYRVGSSRQRREKVRSLMDEVALPLELLGRYPSELSGGQRQRVAIARALALEPDLIVCDEPVSALDVLVQDQILKLLGRLQAEKGLSYLFISHDLAVVRLISDYVCVMKSGELVEAASSEEIFTNPRHPYTRKLLASIPGNVLGFEEDQGA; this is encoded by the coding sequence ATGCCTCACGTCACTTCCTGCGAGGACGATATAGCGCCTAACACCACCGCTGAGGGCCCGCTACTCGACGTCAAAGACCTCTCCGTCAGTTTCAAAACCCGTCATGGCGAAGTCAACGCGGTCCAAGGCGCCAACCTCACGTTGAAGCCCGGCAGGACGCTCGCGATCGTTGGTGAGTCCGGCTCGGGTAAATCCACCCTCGCGATGGCGGTCATCGGCCTACTCCCCGAGAACGGCTCCATTACGTCCGGTTCGATCCTCTTCGAGGGCGTTGACCTCGCGACCTACTCTGACCACGACTTTCAGCGGCTACGCGGCAACCACATCGGGCTTGTGCCGCAGGATCCGATGTCTAATCTCAACCCGGTGGCGCGGGTCGGTGCGCAGATCGCGGAGACGCTGCTCATCAACAGGGCAGCCACTAAGAGCACGGTTGATGCGCGCGTCCTCGAGCTGATGCGGGAGGCGGGGGTCCCTGACCCTGAGGATAAGGCCCGGCAGTATCCACACGAACTTTCGGGTGGTTTGCGCCAGCGTGTCTTGATCGCTATCGGGCTTGCGTGCCGGCCGCGTCTTTTGATCGCTGATGAGCCGACGTCTGCGCTCGATGTGACCGTGCAGCGGGTCATCCTCGATGAGTTGGACACTTTGACGGCTCAGCAGGGTACGTCGGTGTTGTTGATTACGCATGATCTTGGTCTTGCGGCAGAGCGCGCCGAGGACATCGTGGTGATGCATCGTGGCCGTGTTGTTGAGGCGGGCCCTGCGCGCCAGTTGTTGGAGAGCCCGCAGCACCCTTACACGAGTGAGTTGGTGACGGCGGCGCCGTCGGTCGCTGCGGCACGGTTGGTGCCGGGCGCGTATGCGGGCATGCTTGGTGTTGCTGGGGCTTACGATGCGGTGGCTGGGTCTAGCGCGAGGTCAGGTTCCGGTGGGGCTGATTCGGCATCGGGGCTTGATGCGGCAGCTGCGGCCGATACGGCGGCTGTGGCGGATGCTGGTGGCCCGTTGGTTCGTGTTGAGGGGTTGTCGAAGTCGTATCCGAGGCGTGGTGGGCGCGGTGAGGATTTTTTCGCGGCGAAGGATGTTTCGTTTGAGATTCCGCGTGGTTCGACGGTTGCGCTTGTGGGTGAGTCTGGGTCTGGGAAGACGACGACGGCGCGCATGTTGTTGGGGTTGACTGAGCCCTCGAGTGGCCGGATTGAGTTTGATGGCCGGGACATGTTGCGTATGGGGAAGGCGGATTGGAGGGGTGTCCGGCGCCGTATGCAACCGATTTTTCAGGACCCTTATTCGTCTTTGAACCCGATGTATACGATTGGCCGCATCATCCGGGAGCCGCTTGACGCCTATAGGGTGGGTTCTTCTAGGCAGCGTCGCGAGAAGGTGCGTTCGTTGATGGATGAGGTTGCGTTGCCGCTCGAGTTGTTGGGGCGTTATCCCTCTGAATTGTCGGGTGGGCAGCGGCAGCGTGTGGCGATTGCGCGCGCTTTGGCGTTGGAGCCGGATCTGATTGTGTGTGATGAGCCGGTGTCGGCGCTCGATGTGTTGGTTCAGGACCAGATTTTGAAGTTGCTGGGACGCTTGCAGGCAGAGAAGGGGCTGTCGTATCTTTTCATTTCGCATGACCTGGCGGTGGTGCGGCTGATTTCGGACTATGTGTGTGTGATGAAGTCGGGTGAACTGGTGGAGGCTGCGTCTTCGGAGGAGATCTTCACGAACCCGCGGCACCCGTATACACGGAAACTGTTGGCGTCCATCCCCGGCAATGTACTCGGCTTTGAGGAAGA